One window of the Pristiophorus japonicus isolate sPriJap1 chromosome 23, sPriJap1.hap1, whole genome shotgun sequence genome contains the following:
- the LOC139235484 gene encoding zinc finger protein 229-like → LERRKHTRTTEKPWKCGDCGKGFSYPSALQVHQHIHTGERQFTCPVCGKRFTQSSSLVKHQLVHTGERLFTCSECGKGFTQSSDLLAHQRVHTGERPFTCSECGKGFTVSSSLLSHQRVHTGERPFTCSVCGKGFTVSSSLLSHQRVHTGERPFTCSECGKGFTLSSNLLKHQRVHTGERPFTCSECGKGFTLSSNLLKHQRVHTGERPFTCSECGKGFTWSSNLLKHQRVHTGERPFTCSECGKRFTRSSHLLTHQRVHTVERPFKCSECGKGFTVSSNLLTHQRVHTGERPFTCSECGKGFTVSSRLLTHQRSGKCRKLLRFLCEMFVSLPTLNNKKTEFDRLATIRDIGTMPREMSKDLQTPHDLLIRSSQMAWISCHM, encoded by the exons ctggagagacggaagcacacccgcaccacggagaaaccgtggaaatgtggggactgtgggaagggattcagctacccgtctgcGCTGCAAGttcatcaacacattcacactggggagaggcagttcacctgccccgtgtgtgggaagcgattcactcagtcatccagcctggtgaaacaccagcttgttcacactggggagaggctgttcacctgctctgaatgtgggaaaggattcactcagtcatccgacctgctggcacaccagcgagttcacactggggagaggccgttcacctgctctgagtgtgggaagggattcactgtgtcatccagcctgctgagtcaccagcgagttcacactggggagaggccgttcacctgctcagtgtgtgggaagggattcactgtgtcatccagcctgctgagtcaccagcgagttcacaccggggagaggccgttcacctgctctgagtgtgggaagggattcaccctgtcatccaacctgctgaaacaccagcgagttcacaccggggagaggccgttcacctgctctgagtgtgggaagggattcaccctgtcatccaacctgctgaaacaccagcgagttcacactggggagaggccgttcacctgctctgagtgtgggaagggattcacttggtcatccaatctgctgaaacaccagcgagttcacactggggagaggccgttcacctgctctgagtgtgggaagcgattcactcggtcatcccacctgctgacacaccagcgagttcacactgtggagaggccgttcaagtgctctgagtgtgggaagggattcactgtgtcatctaacctgctgacgcaccagcgagttcacactggggagaggccgttcacctgctcggagtgtgggaagggattcactgtgtcatcccgcctgctgacacaccagcga tcagggaagtgtaggaaattgctaagatttctctgTGAGATGTTTGTTtcattgcctacactgaacaataagaaaactgaatttgatcgtcTGGCCACTATCCGAGACATCGGGACCATGccgagggagatgagcaaagatcttcagacaccccacgatcttttgataagatcatctcaaatggcttggatcagcTGTCACATGTGA